A section of the Clostridium omnivorum genome encodes:
- the tsaE gene encoding tRNA (adenosine(37)-N6)-threonylcarbamoyltransferase complex ATPase subunit type 1 TsaE, which translates to MEFIVDSVDKTLSLGKQLGKLVQPGDIICLNGDLGAGKTHLTKGIAEGLEIYDHITSPTFTIVNEYYGRLKLYHFDVYRVNDPDEISAIGFDEYIFSDGVSVIEWSKYIEELIPNNHLSITITKLPELGVNYRKITLTSNDVSYDYIKEIKL; encoded by the coding sequence ATGGAATTTATCGTTGATAGTGTAGATAAAACTTTGTCTTTAGGTAAGCAGCTTGGAAAGCTTGTACAACCAGGTGATATTATATGTTTAAATGGCGACTTAGGTGCAGGTAAAACTCATCTTACAAAAGGAATTGCAGAAGGGCTTGAAATTTATGACCATATTACAAGTCCAACTTTTACAATTGTAAACGAATATTATGGAAGATTAAAACTATATCATTTTGATGTATATAGAGTAAATGATCCTGATGAAATATCTGCTATTGGCTTTGATGAGTATATTTTTAGCGATGGCGTAAGTGTTATAGAGTGGTCAAAATATATTGAGGAATTGATTCCAAATAATCATTTAAGCATCACCATAACAAAGCTGCCAGAACTAGGAGTTAATTATAGAAAAATAACTCTTACTTCCAATGATGTAAGTTATGATTATATAAAGGAGATTAAACTATGA
- a CDS encoding ECF transporter S component: protein MKDKKLNTLIKISLLSAIAFILMFFELPLPIFPSFLKIDLSDLPALIGGFALGPVAGVLIELLKNVLHVIFKGTSTALIGELANFLVGSVFVITSASIYAKNKTRKNAIISLIIGSIVMSIAAGILNYYLFLPLYDKVLGFKIAAVVGMGSKLNPRIINLFTLILWSIIPFNLLKGIAVSAVSLAVYKAVSPILHQEEVYNGADKKELGKL from the coding sequence ATGAAAGACAAAAAATTAAACACACTTATCAAAATTTCGCTTTTGAGTGCTATAGCATTCATATTAATGTTCTTTGAGCTTCCACTACCAATCTTTCCAAGCTTTTTAAAGATTGATTTAAGTGATCTTCCAGCACTAATTGGTGGGTTTGCACTAGGACCTGTAGCGGGAGTATTGATTGAACTTCTAAAGAATGTGCTTCATGTTATCTTTAAAGGAACTTCAACTGCACTTATAGGTGAACTTGCAAACTTTTTAGTAGGATCAGTTTTTGTAATTACTTCAGCTAGTATATATGCTAAAAATAAAACAAGAAAAAATGCTATTATATCATTAATAATAGGAAGTATTGTTATGTCCATTGCAGCAGGAATATTAAACTATTACTTATTCCTTCCATTATATGATAAAGTTCTAGGATTTAAAATAGCAGCAGTAGTTGGAATGGGATCAAAACTAAATCCAAGGATTATTAATTTATTTACTTTAATACTGTGGTCTATAATACCATTTAATCTTTTGAAGGGAATTGCAGTTTCTGCGGTATCACTAGCAGTGTATAAAGCAGTATCTCCAATACTTCATCAGGAAGAGGTATATAATGGGGCTGACAAAAAGGAATTAGGAAAACTATAA
- a CDS encoding amylo-alpha-1,6-glucosidase yields the protein MELEISKVPFSRYGSYFVFSIDPKSKELLLRDVHGGDESESKLFKIDVIKKGKSVPYSVNVSETKLTLTGIESPSDQINICISEEDMVHIEGRGIGLRFNAVKTRYDNVLRFDSNQWEYHFYSKEIKMMFSLIEGKVVLNAPWKIVGNENIAMEVEPQGDYMHFVIENYKTVWRNKEFTSYEVAQKKVDKCYEKWVNSMTEVPEEYSSSRELASYITWSCVVHPQDRLTRYAMYMSKNWMYNIWSWDNCFNAMMLSTNHPQLALDQLLLFIDNQDDSGIYPDFINDKFSSFSCCKPPIHAWAFNILRKNNNFFNKKEVVELMYESLSKVTKYWLVHRRKNKGILPLYNHGNDSGWDNASVFHSGIPVESPDLAAHLIKQMDILSDMALELGKIEEKDRWKSEADDMYELLIKRLWKEDGFSAILHDLEEKEIPYRNSLLLRLPIVIGYRLPLEIRDNIVKSLKEDFTSVFGLTTEAYKSSLYQENGYWLGPVWAPVMYIIIDALNSYGYSSIAKDYAKRFCNATLVGGMAENFDPFSGKGLVDPAFTWTSSVFLMLAREYL from the coding sequence ATGGAACTTGAAATAAGTAAAGTGCCCTTTAGCAGATATGGTTCGTACTTTGTTTTTTCTATAGATCCTAAATCAAAAGAATTGCTTTTAAGAGATGTTCATGGTGGCGATGAATCTGAAAGCAAACTATTTAAAATAGATGTAATAAAAAAAGGAAAATCAGTGCCTTATAGTGTTAATGTCAGCGAAACAAAGCTGACATTAACAGGTATTGAAAGTCCTAGTGATCAAATTAATATTTGCATAAGCGAAGAGGATATGGTTCATATTGAAGGAAGGGGAATTGGACTTAGGTTTAATGCAGTTAAAACAAGGTATGATAATGTACTTAGATTCGATTCTAACCAATGGGAATATCATTTTTATTCAAAAGAAATTAAAATGATGTTTAGCTTAATAGAGGGCAAGGTAGTGTTAAATGCTCCTTGGAAGATAGTAGGAAACGAAAATATAGCAATGGAAGTTGAACCCCAAGGTGACTATATGCACTTTGTTATAGAGAACTATAAGACTGTATGGAGAAATAAAGAATTTACAAGTTATGAAGTGGCGCAAAAGAAAGTTGATAAATGTTATGAAAAGTGGGTTAATTCTATGACGGAGGTACCTGAAGAGTATAGTTCATCAAGGGAGCTTGCTAGCTATATAACATGGTCTTGCGTTGTGCATCCTCAAGATAGGTTAACTCGCTATGCTATGTATATGTCTAAAAACTGGATGTACAACATATGGAGCTGGGATAATTGCTTTAATGCCATGATGTTAAGCACAAATCATCCACAGCTTGCTCTTGACCAGCTGTTATTGTTTATTGATAATCAGGATGATTCAGGAATATATCCGGATTTTATAAACGATAAATTTAGTTCCTTTAGCTGCTGCAAGCCGCCAATTCATGCATGGGCTTTTAATATATTAAGAAAAAATAATAACTTTTTTAATAAAAAAGAAGTGGTAGAATTAATGTATGAGTCTTTATCAAAAGTTACAAAATACTGGCTTGTTCATAGAAGAAAAAATAAGGGTATTCTACCATTATACAATCATGGAAATGATTCAGGATGGGATAATGCTTCTGTTTTTCACTCGGGAATTCCAGTTGAATCCCCTGATCTTGCGGCTCATCTTATTAAACAGATGGACATTCTATCTGATATGGCCTTAGAACTAGGGAAAATAGAGGAAAAGGATAGATGGAAAAGTGAAGCCGATGACATGTATGAGCTTTTAATAAAACGCCTTTGGAAAGAAGATGGGTTTTCGGCTATTTTACATGATTTAGAGGAAAAGGAAATACCATATAGAAATAGTCTTTTATTAAGACTTCCTATTGTTATAGGATATAGACTTCCACTTGAAATAAGAGACAATATTGTTAAGAGCCTAAAAGAGGATTTTACAAGTGTATTTGGGCTAACCACAGAAGCCTATAAAAGTTCATTATATCAGGAAAATGGTTATTGGCTTGGACCTGTATGGGCACCAGTGATGTATATAATAATTGATGCATTAAATTCCTATGGGTATTCATCAATTGCTAAGGATTATGCAAAACGTTTTTGTAATGCAACCCTAGTTGGAGGTATGGCTGAGAATTTTGATCCTTTTTCAGGCAAGGGATTAGTTGATCCAGCCTTTACTTGGACATCCAGTGTGTTTTTAATGCTAGCAAGGGAGTATCTATGA
- a CDS encoding DMT family transporter — protein sequence MKKYLGEIGLTFVAIIWGMGFVASQLSLDSKLTPFQIITLRFFISTVLMITIYRKKLKNIDKSSIIAGAILGFFLFIAFAFQTIGLQYTTPSKNAFLTAINVVMVPFLGTLIFKKPIDKYGIGGALLACVGVGVLTLNGSFNMNKGDALTLICAIGFAFHIFFVGEYVKKYDPILLTTLQLTFAFIFSLISIVIMGQTDIHLNSKGILAVSYLGIFSTTLAFLLQNVSQKFTNETKAAIILSMESVFGSLASVMFLGEQMTLKISIGCILIFAAIIISETKLSFLHKDKLHKEENIIKNTITCEYTNND from the coding sequence ATGAAAAAGTACCTTGGAGAGATAGGCCTAACATTTGTGGCAATTATATGGGGTATGGGTTTCGTAGCATCGCAGTTATCTTTAGATTCAAAGCTTACTCCGTTTCAAATTATAACCCTCAGATTTTTTATTTCAACAGTGCTAATGATCACAATATATAGAAAAAAGCTTAAAAATATAGATAAAAGTTCTATAATAGCTGGTGCAATATTAGGTTTCTTTCTCTTTATAGCCTTTGCGTTTCAAACTATAGGGCTACAATATACTACACCATCAAAGAATGCATTTTTAACTGCAATTAATGTGGTTATGGTGCCATTTTTAGGCACATTGATATTTAAGAAACCTATAGATAAATATGGAATAGGAGGAGCACTGCTTGCTTGTGTTGGCGTAGGTGTTTTAACTCTTAATGGGAGTTTTAACATGAATAAGGGCGATGCTCTAACATTAATATGTGCCATAGGATTTGCTTTTCATATATTTTTTGTAGGTGAGTATGTGAAAAAATATGATCCTATATTATTAACTACACTACAACTAACCTTCGCCTTTATATTTTCTTTAATATCCATTGTTATAATGGGACAGACGGATATTCATTTGAATTCAAAAGGAATATTAGCAGTGTCATACTTAGGTATTTTTAGTACAACTTTGGCATTCCTTCTACAGAATGTTTCTCAGAAGTTTACAAATGAAACAAAAGCTGCTATTATACTTTCTATGGAGTCAGTATTTGGCTCCTTAGCCTCAGTAATGTTTCTTGGGGAGCAAATGACATTAAAAATATCCATAGGATGTATTTTGATATTTGCTGCAATTATTATTTCTGAGACAAAGTTATCTTTTTTGCATAAAGATAAGCTGCATAAAGAAGAGAATATAATTAAAAATACTATAACCTGTGAATATACTAATAATGATTAA
- the rimI gene encoding ribosomal protein S18-alanine N-acetyltransferase → MNNVEICTLKAIHIDEISKINSLSFHTPWSKEAIYKELDNKFARYVVAIMDGKVIGYGGVWIIVDEGHITNIAVHPEYRGIGAGDMIVDSIIEICRLEDVEAVTLEVRESNIPARRLYEKHGFIAEAIRKGYYQDTKEDAIIMWNRHI, encoded by the coding sequence ATGAATAATGTTGAGATTTGTACCTTAAAAGCAATTCACATTGATGAAATTTCAAAGATAAATTCTTTAAGCTTTCATACACCTTGGAGTAAGGAAGCTATATACAAAGAACTCGATAATAAATTTGCTAGATATGTGGTAGCCATAATGGATGGCAAGGTAATCGGTTATGGTGGAGTTTGGATTATTGTGGATGAGGGCCATATAACTAATATAGCTGTGCACCCAGAATATAGAGGCATTGGAGCAGGCGATATGATTGTAGATTCTATAATAGAAATATGCAGATTAGAGGATGTTGAAGCTGTAACCTTAGAGGTAAGAGAATCTAATATACCAGCCCGCAGACTTTACGAGAAGCATGGATTTATAGCTGAAGCTATAAGAAAAGGCTATTATCAAGACACTAAAGAAGATGCAATAATTATGTGGAATAGACATATATAA
- the tsaB gene encoding tRNA (adenosine(37)-N6)-threonylcarbamoyltransferase complex dimerization subunit type 1 TsaB, translating into MIVLSIDSATEAASCAVLEDNKLLSEITFNFKKQHSVILMPLVDNLLKNLQLDLKDIDGFVVSKGPGSFTGLRIGMSMIKGLSQGTKKPFVSVSSLDALAYNMAYTSGIICPIIDALRDNVYTALYSFKDNNLVKEQDYTIIHIDELINLLKEKQLPVCFIGDAVPKFKAKLNECLEKVSFAPPHLNLVRASALGELGLKLLNQGNQDNLYTSAPIYLRKSQAEREYDKKMGIDSNE; encoded by the coding sequence ATGATTGTTTTAAGTATAGATTCAGCTACAGAAGCAGCAAGTTGTGCAGTACTTGAAGATAATAAGCTGCTTTCCGAAATAACCTTTAACTTTAAAAAGCAGCACTCTGTTATATTGATGCCCTTAGTTGACAATCTCTTAAAAAATCTTCAACTTGACTTAAAAGATATTGATGGTTTTGTAGTTTCCAAAGGACCTGGTTCTTTTACCGGCCTTAGAATAGGCATGTCTATGATAAAAGGCCTCAGCCAAGGAACCAAAAAACCCTTTGTATCTGTATCATCCTTAGATGCTTTAGCATATAATATGGCATATACCTCCGGCATTATATGTCCTATTATTGATGCACTTAGGGATAATGTTTATACAGCACTGTATAGCTTTAAGGATAACAATTTAGTAAAAGAACAGGATTATACTATAATACATATAGATGAACTAATAAATTTACTTAAAGAAAAGCAGCTACCAGTATGTTTTATAGGCGATGCTGTACCAAAATTTAAAGCTAAGCTAAATGAGTGCCTAGAAAAAGTATCCTTTGCTCCACCGCACTTAAATCTTGTAAGAGCTTCAGCACTAGGAGAACTAGGCTTAAAATTATTAAATCAAGGTAATCAAGATAATTTATATACTTCAGCACCAATCTATCTAAGAAAATCTCAAGCAGAAAGAGAATATGATAAAAAAATGGGGATAGATAGCAATGAATAA
- a CDS encoding M28 family metallopeptidase codes for MKDNIIKFVLSLSLLLFYYSFQFTFTVHSFNHTNVKNNIEYLASDNFKGRLAGTLENEEAAAFIKSEFKNLGLIPFEGDYYDPFNAPFPNRLDQDPFLKILDKNGKTIKDYKYNEDYKEDMLNFKKNNLKFSKKDTIKMNNTAMQINQGNESFIFYVPENSNLSFRSSFISTDSNSLYIMITQKTFDEIKDYISKGNTVSCFIPFDIKEGKLNNVIGYIKGSNPKAAPVIISGHFDHLGSDLNGTIYSGALDNASGISFVLEFAKYIRSLGTPDKSIIFVGFNAEEFGCVGSSKFVDKYKDSLKGAKVYNFDMVGSNNSVPLSIMAGEKDTINSDFIRSLTSTLSSENVTYSCVFENSSDHEAFRKNNIDAITFSDDDMTRIHTPSDKPSFISTKSIDRCFSVASVEIIKQAFDGNPMLIHYENILMVSLISIFLVFLLYRRTS; via the coding sequence ATGAAAGATAATATTATTAAATTTGTTCTAAGCTTATCATTATTACTATTTTACTATAGTTTTCAATTTACTTTCACAGTTCATAGTTTTAACCATACCAATGTAAAAAATAACATTGAATATTTAGCCTCAGATAATTTCAAGGGGCGATTAGCAGGAACTCTTGAAAATGAAGAAGCCGCAGCTTTTATAAAAAGTGAATTCAAAAACCTAGGACTTATACCCTTTGAAGGTGATTATTATGATCCCTTTAATGCACCATTCCCCAATAGACTTGATCAAGATCCGTTTCTAAAAATATTGGACAAGAATGGTAAGACAATTAAGGATTATAAATACAATGAAGACTATAAGGAAGATATGTTGAACTTTAAAAAGAACAATTTAAAGTTCAGCAAAAAAGATACTATTAAAATGAATAATACCGCTATGCAGATTAATCAAGGTAATGAATCCTTTATTTTCTATGTACCTGAGAACAGTAATCTTTCTTTTAGAAGTTCCTTTATAAGCACAGATTCAAATTCACTATATATAATGATAACTCAAAAGACCTTTGATGAAATTAAAGACTATATATCAAAAGGAAATACAGTTAGCTGCTTTATTCCTTTTGATATTAAGGAAGGAAAGCTAAACAATGTTATTGGATATATTAAAGGAAGTAATCCTAAAGCTGCACCAGTAATAATTAGTGGACATTTTGATCACTTAGGCTCTGATTTAAATGGAACTATTTATAGCGGCGCATTAGATAATGCTTCCGGTATTTCCTTTGTACTTGAATTTGCAAAATATATAAGATCCTTAGGAACGCCAGATAAAAGTATTATTTTTGTAGGGTTCAATGCTGAAGAATTCGGCTGCGTTGGCTCAAGCAAGTTCGTAGACAAGTATAAGGATTCTTTAAAGGGGGCTAAAGTTTATAATTTTGATATGGTTGGAAGTAACAATTCAGTTCCTCTATCCATAATGGCTGGGGAAAAGGATACAATAAATTCAGATTTCATACGTTCTCTAACCTCTACTTTAAGCAGTGAAAATGTAACTTACAGCTGCGTATTTGAAAACTCTAGTGATCATGAAGCTTTTAGAAAGAATAATATAGATGCAATAACCTTTAGTGATGATGATATGACACGAATTCATACTCCTTCTGATAAACCTTCTTTCATAAGTACAAAGTCTATAGATAGATGTTTTTCAGTAGCTTCTGTTGAAATTATTAAACAAGCCTTTGATGGAAATCCAATGCTTATACATTATGAAAATATTCTTATGGTTTCACTTATAAGTATTTTTTTAGTCTTTCTCCTATACAGAAGAACATCTTAA
- a CDS encoding LacI family DNA-binding transcriptional regulator, translating to MAIIKDIAEKAGVSIATVSRVLNYDETLNVSAETRQRIFETAEELEYTPSKRKKHRKKFKIGLFYSYSLEEELDDTYYLSIRVSIEKKLMAEGANIIRIGKNDDFEKIKNIDGIIALGTFNANDVERIKKFTRPVVFVDSSPDDDLFDSVVINFHQAVKKALDYLSSLGHTDIAYVGGMDFDINGNRLPDLREETYCKYMKEKGLYNDDFVKVGKYTPKDGYKLMKEVLENGTMPTAAFVANDSIAIGCYKAIYEKNLKIPDDISIIGFNDISSAQYMMPPLTTIKLHIEFMGETAVDLMLERLTSGREVCKKVVIPAKLITRESCKAITD from the coding sequence ATGGCTATTATAAAGGATATTGCAGAAAAAGCTGGAGTGTCAATTGCTACAGTATCAAGAGTTCTAAATTATGATGAAACATTAAATGTATCGGCTGAAACAAGGCAAAGAATATTTGAGACAGCTGAGGAACTAGAATACACACCTTCAAAACGGAAAAAACATAGAAAAAAGTTTAAAATAGGCCTTTTTTATTCCTATTCTCTTGAAGAGGAACTTGATGATACTTACTATCTATCTATACGTGTGTCAATAGAAAAAAAACTTATGGCTGAGGGCGCAAATATTATAAGAATTGGAAAAAATGATGACTTTGAAAAAATAAAGAACATTGATGGCATTATTGCACTTGGAACCTTTAATGCCAATGACGTTGAGAGAATAAAAAAATTTACAAGGCCAGTAGTTTTCGTTGATAGTTCACCAGATGATGACTTATTCGATTCTGTAGTTATTAATTTTCATCAAGCAGTAAAAAAAGCTTTAGACTACTTATCCTCTTTAGGGCATACTGATATAGCGTATGTAGGCGGAATGGACTTTGATATAAATGGTAATAGATTACCAGACTTAAGAGAGGAAACATACTGCAAGTATATGAAAGAAAAAGGCTTGTATAACGATGACTTTGTAAAGGTGGGAAAGTATACACCAAAAGACGGCTATAAATTGATGAAGGAAGTTCTTGAAAATGGAACTATGCCTACTGCTGCTTTTGTAGCTAATGACTCAATAGCTATAGGTTGTTATAAGGCAATATATGAAAAAAATTTAAAAATACCTGATGATATAAGTATTATTGGATTTAACGATATTTCTAGTGCTCAGTATATGATGCCTCCACTAACAACGATAAAACTTCATATTGAATTTATGGGGGAAACAGCTGTAGATTTAATGCTAGAAAGACTAACATCTGGTAGAGAAGTTTGTAAAAAGGTTGTAATACCTGCAAAGCTTATAACTAGGGAAAGCTGTAAGGCTATAACTGATTAA
- a CDS encoding Tex family protein yields MNNIVERLSIELNVSKRQIESVIELLDSGNTVPFIARYRKEMTGGLDDAVLRSLFERLTYLRNLEERKQDVIRIIEEQGKLTEEIREGVMKCDTLTEVEDIYRPFKPKKRTRAIIAEEKGLRPLAETIYSGEFKGDIIEYAKQFVNEEKSVASEEEALQGAMDIISETISDNADYRKWIRSFVHREGIIETKGASEEPTPYEMYYDYKEPVKAIPGHRILAINRGEKEKVLSAKITVENERIIEYLNVKCLKENKNTDYYIAESVKDALKRLIYPSIEREIRSELTEKAEEGAIEIFKANLKALLMQAPIKGKVVLGFDPGFRTGCKIAVLDDTGKFLEQATVYCTAPQNDVEGSLKMLKQLVNKHGVEVVSLGNGTASRESEEVIARLIKEVKEETGRNVYYVVVSEAGASVYSASELATKEYPDINVSIRGAISIGRRLQDPLAELVKIDPKSIGVGQYQHDVAQKRLDESLKGIVEDCVNSVGVDLNIATPSLLSYIAGINSTIAQNIVAYREENGKFKTRKELLKVKRLGDKAFEQCAGFLRVLESKEPLDNTAVHPESYNAAKELLNILGYSEEDLKNGKLLDIDSRVQEIGIEELAKRLDIGILTLQDIIKEIKKPGRDPREELPKPIFKTGVIDITQLKPGMTLMGTVRNVADFGAFVDIGVHQDGLVHKSQMADKFVKHPLDIVKVGDIVEVKVLEVDEKRKRIALTMKKN; encoded by the coding sequence ATGAATAATATAGTAGAAAGATTATCTATTGAATTAAATGTCAGTAAAAGACAGATTGAAAGTGTAATTGAACTTTTGGATTCCGGCAATACAGTGCCATTTATAGCTAGATATAGAAAAGAAATGACCGGAGGGCTAGATGACGCAGTTTTAAGAAGCCTTTTTGAAAGATTAACATACCTTAGAAACTTGGAAGAGAGAAAACAAGATGTAATAAGAATAATTGAAGAACAGGGAAAGCTTACTGAAGAGATAAGAGAAGGGGTTATGAAATGTGATACCTTAACAGAGGTTGAGGATATATATAGACCATTCAAACCTAAAAAGAGGACTAGAGCAATTATTGCCGAGGAAAAAGGACTAAGGCCTTTAGCTGAGACGATATACAGTGGAGAATTTAAAGGTGACATAATTGAATATGCAAAACAGTTTGTAAATGAAGAAAAATCTGTTGCAAGTGAAGAAGAGGCTCTTCAAGGAGCAATGGATATAATAAGTGAAACTATATCTGATAATGCTGACTATAGAAAATGGATAAGAAGTTTTGTACATAGAGAAGGCATAATTGAAACAAAGGGTGCAAGTGAGGAGCCTACACCTTATGAAATGTACTATGATTACAAGGAACCAGTAAAAGCAATTCCAGGACATAGAATTTTAGCTATTAATAGAGGAGAAAAGGAAAAGGTACTTTCTGCAAAAATTACAGTTGAAAATGAAAGAATCATAGAATATTTAAATGTAAAGTGTTTAAAAGAAAACAAGAATACAGATTATTATATAGCTGAAAGCGTAAAAGATGCGTTAAAAAGACTTATATACCCATCTATTGAAAGAGAAATAAGATCTGAGCTTACTGAAAAAGCAGAAGAAGGCGCTATTGAAATATTCAAGGCTAATTTAAAGGCGCTTTTGATGCAGGCTCCTATAAAAGGAAAAGTGGTACTTGGCTTTGACCCTGGTTTTAGAACAGGCTGTAAAATTGCAGTTTTAGATGATACAGGAAAGTTTTTAGAGCAAGCTACAGTGTATTGCACCGCTCCGCAAAATGATGTAGAAGGTTCCTTGAAGATGCTTAAACAGTTAGTAAATAAACATGGAGTTGAAGTTGTGTCGCTTGGAAATGGAACAGCAAGCAGAGAATCAGAAGAAGTTATTGCTAGACTTATAAAAGAAGTAAAAGAAGAAACTGGAAGAAATGTATACTACGTTGTAGTTAGTGAAGCTGGTGCTTCAGTGTACTCAGCTTCTGAGCTTGCTACAAAGGAATATCCAGATATAAACGTATCTATAAGAGGGGCTATTTCCATAGGAAGAAGACTCCAAGACCCACTAGCAGAGCTTGTTAAAATAGATCCTAAATCAATAGGGGTTGGGCAGTATCAACACGATGTAGCTCAAAAAAGATTGGATGAATCCCTTAAAGGTATAGTTGAGGACTGTGTTAATAGCGTTGGAGTGGATTTAAATATAGCTACTCCATCATTACTATCTTATATTGCAGGGATTAATTCAACTATTGCTCAAAATATAGTAGCCTATAGAGAAGAAAATGGAAAGTTTAAAACAAGAAAAGAACTTTTGAAAGTTAAGAGGCTTGGGGACAAAGCCTTTGAACAATGCGCTGGATTCTTAAGAGTACTGGAAAGCAAAGAACCCCTTGATAACACTGCAGTGCATCCTGAATCCTATAATGCTGCAAAAGAGCTTTTGAACATATTAGGCTATAGTGAAGAAGACTTAAAAAATGGCAAGTTACTGGATATAGATTCTAGAGTACAGGAAATTGGTATTGAGGAGTTAGCTAAAAGGCTTGATATTGGAATTCTAACGCTGCAAGATATAATAAAAGAAATTAAAAAGCCTGGAAGGGATCCTAGAGAGGAACTTCCAAAGCCAATTTTTAAAACAGGAGTAATAGATATAACACAGTTAAAGCCAGGTATGACTCTTATGGGAACAGTTAGAAATGTTGCTGACTTTGGAGCATTTGTTGATATTGGAGTACACCAAGATGGATTGGTGCACAAGAGCCAGATGGCCGACAAATTTGTAAAGCATCCATTAGATATAGTTAAGGTTGGAGATATAGTAGAGGTTAAAGTATTAGAGGTTGATGAAAAGAGAAAAAGAATAGCACTAACAATGAAAAAAAATTAA